In Marivivens aquimaris, one genomic interval encodes:
- a CDS encoding ATP-binding cassette domain-containing protein, which produces MSGPVIAFNVHSKKKGGKKLKAAVPEPDVAPEVAPEPEVHEEPHHKDYDERFSAKARARADIASVYAGVLGVTLIRADLLESIGAAGQETISAEAIAGALTDAGLVTSVRKVKKLTAEAWPALAEMTSGQVVLVLEQQDKTLFVYDVTCKGNRAEVSVDEFMSVYAGAIIRSDVAVTELARRHAEKGEKPHWFWGQLTRFRRNIFEVALGSFVANLLAVTVALFSLQVYDRVIPNQSTATLWVLAMGAGFAILLEAFLRIARARLVDSAGRQIELKVMRLLADKVLGMRAGIGMSPAQTFSAVRDFSAIREFFTASTIGSLTDLPFIFLFLALVASIGGNVVWVLVAGGVLMILPSLLMQRKMVELTRQTQGASIRSSRLLQEIVYDTDSIKATRGEDRFRRQWAELSALSSLASSEQRKLGAALTFWSQGVQQATYISAVVFGAFLVFAGEYTVGTIIAVGILTGRTLGPLTQLAGTLSRWANVKSALDALDAVAEAEQDTEETRSYLRRETLKGEFELHDLVYQYDDEGLNAVRMTGFKIPAGQRVAILGANGSGKSTLLKLLSGLLAPTGGRVMIDGVDMSQVMPRDLRRNIGYLGQDVRLFAGTLRDNLNMTMLERDEDRLLEALDFSGLGEFVRSHPKGLDMVIADGGQGLSVGQRQSIGWARIWLQDPQIVLLDEPTAAMDQTLERTLVARLDTWLEDRTAVIATHRMPILQLAHRTVVLQKGQLAVDGNRDEVLAHLSKAKGGQAQ; this is translated from the coding sequence ATGAGTGGACCGGTTATCGCCTTCAACGTTCATAGCAAGAAGAAGGGCGGCAAAAAACTCAAAGCTGCTGTACCCGAGCCGGACGTGGCCCCCGAGGTCGCGCCCGAACCCGAGGTTCACGAAGAGCCGCACCATAAAGATTACGACGAGCGCTTCAGCGCCAAAGCCCGCGCCCGCGCCGACATCGCGTCGGTCTATGCTGGCGTACTGGGCGTCACCCTGATCCGCGCGGACCTGCTGGAAAGCATCGGCGCCGCAGGTCAGGAAACGATCAGCGCAGAGGCCATCGCAGGCGCGCTGACCGACGCAGGGCTGGTCACGTCGGTCCGTAAGGTCAAAAAACTCACCGCCGAAGCATGGCCCGCGCTGGCGGAGATGACATCGGGGCAAGTGGTTCTGGTGCTCGAACAGCAGGACAAGACGCTGTTCGTCTATGACGTCACCTGCAAAGGCAACCGCGCCGAAGTCTCGGTCGATGAATTCATGTCGGTCTATGCAGGCGCGATTATCCGCTCTGACGTGGCCGTCACCGAACTGGCCCGCCGCCACGCCGAAAAGGGCGAAAAGCCACACTGGTTCTGGGGGCAACTGACCCGCTTCCGCCGCAATATTTTCGAAGTCGCGCTCGGCTCGTTCGTCGCGAACCTCCTCGCTGTGACCGTCGCGCTGTTCAGCCTTCAGGTCTACGACCGCGTTATTCCGAACCAGTCCACCGCGACCCTTTGGGTGCTCGCGATGGGTGCGGGTTTCGCCATCCTGCTCGAAGCGTTCCTGCGCATTGCCCGCGCGCGCCTTGTGGATAGCGCCGGTCGTCAGATCGAGCTCAAGGTCATGCGCCTGCTGGCCGACAAGGTGCTCGGCATGAGAGCGGGCATCGGCATGAGCCCTGCGCAGACGTTCTCTGCCGTGCGGGATTTCAGCGCGATCCGCGAGTTTTTCACCGCGTCGACCATCGGCTCGCTGACGGACCTGCCGTTCATTTTTCTCTTCCTGGCGCTCGTCGCCTCTATCGGTGGCAACGTGGTCTGGGTGCTGGTGGCTGGCGGCGTTCTGATGATCCTGCCGAGCCTGCTGATGCAGCGCAAAATGGTCGAGCTGACCCGCCAGACCCAAGGCGCGAGCATCCGCTCCAGTCGTCTGCTTCAGGAAATCGTCTACGACACCGACAGCATCAAGGCGACCCGCGGCGAAGACCGTTTCCGCCGCCAGTGGGCCGAACTGTCCGCGCTCAGCTCGCTGGCCAGCAGCGAACAGCGCAAACTCGGTGCCGCACTTACGTTCTGGAGCCAAGGCGTCCAGCAGGCGACCTACATCTCCGCTGTCGTCTTTGGCGCGTTCCTCGTGTTTGCGGGCGAATATACCGTCGGCACCATCATCGCGGTCGGCATCCTGACGGGCCGCACGCTCGGCCCGCTCACGCAGCTTGCCGGCACGCTGTCCCGTTGGGCGAACGTCAAAAGCGCTCTTGACGCGCTGGATGCGGTTGCCGAGGCGGAGCAGGACACCGAAGAGACCCGAAGCTACCTGCGCCGCGAGACGCTGAAGGGCGAGTTCGAGCTGCATGACCTCGTTTATCAGTACGACGACGAAGGTCTGAACGCGGTCCGTATGACTGGCTTCAAGATCCCAGCAGGGCAAAGGGTTGCAATCCTGGGTGCCAACGGTTCCGGCAAATCGACGCTGCTAAAGCTGCTGTCCGGCCTGCTTGCGCCGACCGGCGGCCGCGTGATGATCGACGGCGTGGATATGTCCCAAGTGATGCCGCGCGACCTGCGTCGCAACATCGGCTATCTGGGGCAGGACGTGCGCCTATTCGCAGGTACGCTCCGCGACAACCTCAACATGACTATGCTGGAGCGTGATGAGGATCGTTTGCTCGAAGCGCTCGATTTCTCCGGTCTTGGCGAATTCGTCCGCAGCCATCCAAAGGGCCTCGACATGGTCATCGCGGACGGCGGGCAGGGGCTTTCGGTCGGTCAGCGCCAGTCCATCGGGTGGGCGCGCATCTGGTTGCAAGACCCGCAGATCGTTCTGCTGGACGAGCCGACCGCTGCGATGGACCAGACGCTCGAACGCACGCTGGTGGCGCGTCTTGATACATGGCTTGAAGACCGTACGGCCGTCATCGCGACGCACCGTATGCCGATCCTCCAACTCGCCCACCGCACCGTTGTCCTGCAAAAAGGTCAGCTCGCGGTCGATGGCAACCGTGACGAGGTTCTCGCGCATCTGAGCAAGGCCAAGGGAGGACAGGCCCAATGA
- a CDS encoding ATP-dependent Clp protease proteolytic subunit produces the protein MQDPVEIYNNLVPMVVEQTARGERAYDIFSRLLKERIIFVNGPVHDGMAQLIVAQLLFLESENPKKEISMYINSPGGVVTAGLSIYDTMQYIRPKVSTLVVGQAASMGSVLSMAGEKGMRFALPNARIMVHQPSGGYQGQATDIMIHARETQKVREQLYKLYVHHCGQTYEEVERALERDNFMSPQEAKDWGHIDEILENRPDAAE, from the coding sequence ATGCAAGATCCGGTCGAGATTTATAACAACCTCGTTCCTATGGTGGTCGAACAGACCGCTCGTGGTGAACGCGCGTACGACATCTTCTCGCGCCTCCTGAAAGAGCGCATCATTTTCGTCAACGGCCCCGTCCATGACGGCATGGCCCAGCTGATCGTGGCCCAGCTGCTGTTCCTTGAATCGGAAAACCCGAAGAAGGAAATCAGCATGTACATCAACAGCCCGGGCGGCGTCGTGACTGCCGGTCTGTCGATCTACGACACCATGCAGTACATCCGTCCGAAGGTTTCGACCCTCGTTGTCGGTCAAGCTGCGTCGATGGGTTCGGTCCTGTCGATGGCCGGCGAAAAAGGTATGCGCTTTGCCCTGCCGAACGCCCGTATCATGGTTCACCAGCCGTCGGGCGGCTATCAGGGTCAGGCAACCGACATCATGATCCACGCGCGCGAAACCCAGAAGGTTCGCGAGCAGCTCTACAAGCTCTATGTCCACCACTGCGGTCAGACCTACGAAGAGGTCGAGCGCGCTCTGGAACGCGACAACTTCATGTCGCCGCAAGAGGCAAAGGACTGGGGTCACATCGACGAGATTCTCGAAAACCGTCCTGACGCGGCGGAGTAA
- a CDS encoding HlyD family efflux transporter periplasmic adaptor subunit codes for MTTIDAEFDRGVRSSSAIIWLVGLTVLVFIVWARFAWVDEIVRADGAVVSGARPQIVQNLEGGILAELLVSEGDTVQPGQVLARLRGTQFQTRVEDLTDQVGAAEIRRLRLEAEMAGLSTFNVPAELAGQNPDVVSSEQALLAARQADYRSKVDSAASVLRETNRELESMEEMYTRDIVALFEVTRSRKQQSDAEIKYNDIVTGAELARANEYSEVLQEIATLSQDLKLVQDQLDRTVITAPMLGVVNNLGVTTIGGVIRPGEEIFQIIPLDDELMIEARVPPRDIANVRAGQQATIKLSAYDYTIFGSLKGEVVYVSADTFKDDRVIDGDPHYRVTLSVDRDAMTDRQRGIEIRPGLQATVELQTGQKTILQYLTKPLYRGSEALHER; via the coding sequence ATGACCACGATCGACGCAGAATTCGATAGGGGCGTCCGCTCCTCCAGCGCTATCATCTGGCTCGTCGGCCTGACCGTTCTGGTCTTCATCGTCTGGGCGCGCTTCGCTTGGGTGGATGAAATCGTGCGTGCCGACGGTGCCGTTGTTTCGGGCGCTCGTCCGCAGATCGTTCAGAACCTCGAAGGCGGCATCCTTGCCGAGCTTCTGGTAAGCGAAGGTGACACGGTTCAACCCGGCCAAGTGCTCGCCCGTCTTCGCGGCACCCAGTTCCAGACCCGCGTCGAAGACCTCACCGATCAGGTAGGCGCCGCTGAAATCCGCCGTCTGCGTCTTGAGGCCGAAATGGCGGGCCTTTCTACCTTCAACGTTCCTGCTGAACTGGCTGGCCAGAACCCCGACGTGGTGTCGTCCGAGCAGGCGTTGCTCGCCGCGCGTCAGGCTGATTACCGGAGCAAGGTGGACAGCGCCGCAAGCGTTCTTCGCGAGACCAACCGCGAGTTGGAATCGATGGAAGAGATGTATACCCGCGATATCGTCGCCCTTTTCGAGGTCACGCGCTCGCGAAAGCAGCAGTCCGACGCTGAAATCAAATACAATGACATCGTGACGGGCGCCGAACTGGCGCGTGCCAACGAATACTCCGAAGTGCTGCAAGAGATCGCAACCCTGTCGCAGGACCTCAAGCTGGTTCAGGACCAATTGGACCGGACAGTAATTACCGCGCCGATGCTCGGCGTTGTGAACAACCTTGGGGTTACGACGATCGGCGGCGTCATCAGGCCGGGCGAGGAGATTTTCCAGATCATTCCGCTCGACGACGAATTGATGATCGAAGCCCGCGTTCCGCCCCGTGACATCGCCAACGTGCGGGCAGGGCAGCAGGCCACGATCAAGCTATCGGCTTACGATTACACGATCTTTGGCAGTCTGAAGGGCGAGGTAGTGTATGTCTCCGCTGATACCTTCAAGGATGACCGCGTCATTGATGGTGACCCGCACTACCGTGTCACGCTCAGCGTTGACCGCGATGCGATGACCGACCGCCAGCGCGGGATCGAGATCCGTCCGGGCTTGCAGGCTACGGTAGAGTTGCAGACGGGCCAGAAAACCATTCTGCAATATCTGACCAAGCCGCTCTATCGCGGGTCCGAGGCGCTACACGAACGCTGA